The region TTTGTTTATTAATATATTGTTTATGTTTAGTGTTCCTATATTGTATAATGCTTTTCCACTGATTGTTTGAAATCTACTATTGGTTATATTTGCATTTTTAGTATATATTGCTTCTCCGCTTATTGTTTGGAAGGTGGAGTTTGATATTGTTAAATCTTCGTTGTTGTATATTGCTCCATTGTTTATTGATTGGAATGTGGTGTTTGTTATGTTTAGTGTTTTTTTATTGTATATTGCACCACTTTTTCCTGTGATTTTTTGAAATGTGGTGTTTGTTATTGTGGAGTGTTTGATGTTGTATATTGCTCCTCCTTCAAGAGATGAGGTTGCCCGTATATATGAAAAATATTTTCCAGTATTATTTAATTGCCGGGTGTATTGTATTGTATGAGAAAAAATGTCTGTTGAGGTTATGTTTTCCATTATTGTGTTTTTTATTTCAAGTATTGCATTATTGTATATTGTTCTATAATTGATGTTTGTAAATTTTGAGTCAGTTACAATGGCTTTACCATAGTTAACGATTATTGCATTCCAATCTAATTTTTTATTATTGTTTGTTAATGGATTCAAATTAATATTATTAAAAGTAGTATTTTTAATGTTTAGTGTTTTTTTATTGTATATTAATCCGTTTTCGGATGTTGTTTTGATATTGTTAAGGAATAATGCATAGTATTTTGTTGTATTTTCAATAATACTGTCTTCTATAGTTAAATTACCATTATTACTTATTAATCTTCCAATATTGTTGTTGAAATTATTGTTCACAATTTTTAAGTTACCATTATTCTGCATTATGTAATTAGTGGAGATGTTGGTGAATGTTAGGTTTATTAAGGTTAGTGTTGCTTGGGAGTTTATTGTAAATATTGTTCCATGATCCAATCCATTTATTATGGTGTTGTTTGCGATTATTGTGATATTCTTATCGATAGTGATCGTTATATCCTCATCATTCAGTATTTCCATATTGTTTAAGTAAATTATACTATTTGTTGGCGCATCATTTATTGCTTTTTTTAAGTATTTGATTTGATTTGTCCAGTTTTCATTTGAAAAATAAGTATTATTGACTATAATATTATTGTTGTTTAAATTAGTTAAGTTAATTTTTTTTATTTCTTCAAAACTTAATGTATTTGATTCAATTTGTAAAATCACGGCTTTCAATTCAGTTCTATCTTTGATTGTATATGGAAATGTTACATCTAGTGTTTGATGGGCATTGTGTTCATATTCAGCATTATTTTGGTCGGATACGTTAAATGCATGGATTTTTGTGTTGTTTTCATATATTCGTATCTGACATGTATCATAATAATCTTTTGACATGTATAAGTCCCAATCTAGATGGACATTCATTGTAGTATTTGCAGTACTGAATGTTGTGAAATTTTCGATTGTTAATATTAATTGTGTATGATAAATTTCACCCTTTTTATTATTATAATAATTATCGTCTGGCGGATGCATAGAGAATGATAATTGATCATTTTCTGTTGTTTGGTGTATTTCATTGATATTTTCTGTTTTTTGTGTTAGGATATTTATTTGTTCATCTGTATTAATATTGGAAATATTCTGACTAACATTTGTTGTAAAAGTATCGTTATCCATAGCAGCGATACAAGTTATATTCACCAGTGTCAATAAAATAAATATTATTAACATGTATTTTTTGATTTTCATTTTTATTATTGCCTCCATCATTTTTTTACATACATGTGTTCACCAAAAATAGTTTTTTTTGATGCAAATTTTTTTGTTTTTGAATTGAAGTAATTTTAATCGGTTTTCAAAAATTAATTTTAGATTTTTTGCGAACATTAATGTAATATATGAAAATTCATATATAATTTAATATAAGTTAAGATAACTTTATATATCTTTTTGTATATATTATAATTCATTAGATAATTATTCAAATATAATTTAAATTATTATATAAAAAATACTTTAGTATTACTATAATAAAAATTTATTTAATTGAAAAAATTATCTGATGAAATAATCTAAAAAAATAGACAAGATTCATTTTTTCTATAAAAAATGCAGTTCCTATTAATTTGGATTAAATATATTATAAAGGATATTAGGAGAATAAAAAAATGAAATACAAAAATATTTTATTTTTTTCAATATTCATCCTGTTTATTGTAGGAATCAGTTGTGTTTCTGCACAAAACATAGATGAAATTGGTAATTCATCATCTGATGACACGATTAGTCTAGATGATGATATAAGTACTATCAATATTGTTGATAATGAGATTTCAACTAATGTTGATGGAGAAGTGATTTGTGATGGTAAATCAACTCGAGATACATATTCTTGGGCTGATTTTAAATCAGAAGTCGAAAATGCGAATATAAATACAATAGAATTAAATAAAGGAAATATTGCTCCATCAAGCGATAGTTCCAATCAGATTAGTATAAACCATGACATAAATATTATTGGAGGTTATGGTTATTATATCGGTGGTGACAGTTGGAGCAGTTCAACAAAATACAACTATATTCCAATTATTACTTCTGGATCTAATCTGAATGTAAAATTTGAAAATGTTACATTCCAATACTTATCTGACAATGTTTTTATGAAATTGATGGGTAACGGAAATTATACATTTAAAAACTGTGTATTTAGCAATATTAATGCAACTGGATCACATCAGTCAGTAATCTGGTTAAATTATGGACATGCATTAATTGAAAACTGTTCTTTTATAAAATGTAACTGTAGTTTCGGTGCGGTAACTAATTATTATTCCTCCTGGGGTACTGCTGTTAACAATGCTAGAATGACAGTTAGGGATTCTACATTTAAAGATAATTATGCTACTACTGAACCGGGAGCAATTAATAATTGCGGACAATTAGTTGTTTATGATTCAACATTTGAAAATAATGAAGCAGTTTGGTGGGCAGGAGCAATCCATACACACAGTAATGCAAATACAACCATTATTCGTTCTAAATTTAAAAATAATTATGCAGGATGGAATGGTGGTGCATTATACACATACAGTTATTTAACTGTCATCAACTCAACTTTCACAGCCAATACTGCAAAAACCAATACTGGTGGAGGTGCTATTGGAGCAAGCAGTTATATGAGCACACCAAAAGTTGTTATTAAAAATTCAGAATTTAAATACAACACTGCACTAACAGGTAATGGTGGAGCAATTGTTATAAGTTCAGGAACATTGAATGTGGAAAGTTCAGAATTCACAAATAATACTGCACTTGAATTAAATGGTGGTGCAATTTCCAGCAGCAGCTGTACTGCAGCAATCTCTAACTGTAAATTCATAAACAATACTCTTAATAAAACAGCAGGAAAAGGAGGTGCAGTTTATGGTACTGGAAAAGGCAGATTAACAGTTGATAAATGTGAATTTATTAACAATGCTGCTAAAGACAATAACTCTGGCCATGCACTTGCATATTATTATACTGGAAATAGCAATACTGCAGCATACTTGACCTATACCAATAATATATTCCGTGGAAAGGATAATGGTACTGGGTCTGTTTTTGTAGCTAATGATAAAGTAAATATTGTTCAATACAATAATAGTATTGATGATATTACTAATTACATTGAACCTGAAAACAATACAAATGGCACTAGCAGTGGAAATATAACAATCCCTATAGGCACTGATATACTTTCATCTAGTTGGGATGTTATATTGGGTGACAATTTAAATGGTACCTCTGTTATTGCAGGTAATTATATTCTAATTCCTGCAAGTCATGATTTGTACTGTTACAATTACATCACCCAAGATCTTGTTTGGAATTTCACAACCGAATTTGGTTATTTCCATGAGTTATTGGTGGATGGAAATATTGTTTATGCACCTGCATCATGGGACGCATTATATATCTTTAACTTGACAAATGGTGAATCTTTAACTTATTCAAACATTTATCAAGGATCCAGCCTCTATAAACCAGTAATTTATAATAATACTCTTTATGTAAGTAGTGAATACGGTTATGGTATTAATTCCAATAATTGGATTTCCATGATTAAGCATGATTCTGATTACTACTACTATGGCAGTATTTTAGAGCTAAATAATGTATCTTATGGCACTCCTGCAATATTGTCCCAACCATATATACACGGCAATACTCTTTATGTTAACACCATACAAGGTTTAATTGCCTATAATTTAGTTGATGGCACTAGCCATAATGTTAGTGGCACTGTAGGTAATCCTATTATTGATGCCAATGGCAATATCTGTATTCTATCAAACAATGGTGCTGCTATTTCATTACTTAATTCCAATTTAGAAGTTGTTGCTTCAACCACACTAGATGGTACATGCAACAAGTTAATTAGTGATGCTAATGGTAATATTTACACTGTTGATAACAATGGCTATATCTATTATGCTACATACACCAGTTCATCAATAACCTGCAGTAAAACTAAATTCAACATTAATCCTGTTTCATCAGCTATGGCATGTTATGATGGTAAACTTTACATAGGAGACAACAACGGAATACTATGGGCATTTAATACTAGTAAACTAGATGAACCCGTACTTAATAATGCTGTATATAGGGTTTTTGATGCTGGTTCTGCAATTGTAGGAAATATTGCTGTTGATAATGATGGCACCATATATATTGGTACAGATAATGGGCATTTTTATGCCATAGAATATTAGAAAAAGTTAATTTATAATGATGAAGGGTTAGGGGGATTTTTTTTGAATAAAAAATCGAAATTCCCTTCATTATTTAATATATTTTTTTTTAAAAATGATTTGGGGATAATTATGAGATTAAATAAAAGTGTTTTATTTGTATTTATGATTATTTTTTTATTGAGTTTGAATTTTATTGTTGCAAAAGATATTAATGAAACTAACTTAAATGCAGATTCTTTTGAAATAGATTATGATGATTCAATTTCTAGTTCATATGATACAAATTTACAAAAATTAAATCAAAATGATATTGAAAAAACTGATGAATCATTAGAAAAATCAGATAATTCATCAAATAGACTATTAAACGAAGACAATAATAATGGGTTGTTGGGTGATGGTGATGGTTTAAAGCATCTTTATGTTGCACCAAATGCTACTGGTAGTGGTTTAGATGAAAATGACCCTGGAGATTTTATAACAATATTAAACAATACTGAAGATAATACTGTTATCCATATGCTTGAAGGAACTTACCTACTTTCAAACATTACTCCAATTTATCAAGATGGTTACTATCACTTTATTTCAATTAAATCAAAGAATAATATAAGTATTGTTGGAGAGAATCCAGATAAAGTAAAAATAATTTCCAATTTAACACCTAAAAAAAGAACTTCGTTTATATTTAGTTTGCATAATACTAATAATTTTAAATTTGAAAATATTACATTCAGTGCTATTAAAAAAGATCCCAAAAAAGAAAAGACGAAGTCTTATTTCCTTTTGAATAAGAATAATTATATTTTTGAAAATTGTAAATTTATAGATGCCTATTCCAAATTTGCTATTATAGAACTGGATGAGGGTACTCATCTAACTATTAATAATTGTTATTTTACATCAACGGATGGACATGTTGGAAGAGAAATATCTCCAAGGTTATTTTGTTCAGTCCTTTTAAATAATACTATTTTTAAAAATTGTTGCAGATATTCTGATTATAAAATAGGTGTTATGGGTAATTATAGTATTTTTAATTCTCAATTTCTAGAATATGATGATAATCCATTATTGTATTTTCAACCATATTGTAATTTGATTTTTGAGAATAATTATGTTGACCACCCATACAATTTTGTTTTTTTCCAACCATCTGATCATTACGAGGGTTCAAATAGAATGTTTTGTTCACATACTACTCTTACTTTTTTAAATGGTGAGGATAGTGTTAATGTTAATTGTGGAGATGTTATTAATCTTAATGCTTCTTTAGTAGATGATTTAGGTAATATTCTTAGTCTTTATAAATTGAAGTTCAATCTTTTTGAAAACGACCTTACATATACTAATGGGGTTTATCAAAAAGAAGTTACTGTTCCTGATGTGCCTGGTGAATATTACATTGATGTTAGTGATGAAATGTTCACTAAATATCTGGGCAATTGTACAGTGAAAGCTCCTATTTTTATTGTTAAAGAAGCTCCTGAATTCCTATTTGATGATAAAAACAGCAGCACTTATGGTGAGGATGTTATTATCAATGTGGATTCACTGGATATTCCAGATGGAAAGTTAACTTTCAGATTCAACAATAGTGAAATAATCAAAAACATCACAGACTACAGATGCAGTATTAATTTGGGAGTATTGCCTGCAGGTGAATACGCAATTACTGCTTATTATGCAGGTGATGAAGTTTATGGAGCTAAATCATACACAAAAACATTTAATGTAACTAAAGCAAAATCAACAATCAGCTTAACTAAAGGCCATGTTGATGCCATTAAAGATAATGGTGATGTTGGTTTCTACTTCAGCACAACTGAAAATGGCAATGAAAACACCATAGGTATTATTTTACCGGATAATGCAACTGGTAAATTAACATTTAAATTGGACACCGATACTTATAGTATTGACATTACCAAAAGAAAAGTACTGCTCGGCAATTTGGACTATGGTAGTTATATTATTGCTGTTAAGTATGATGGTGATAATAATTTCAATGAAAGTGAGGAGTGTACTTTTACCTTAGTTAACAGTAAGCCAAGTGTTGATTTAACCTTAAATTACAGTAATATTAATTACACTAATCCGTTTAATGTTAATGTAACTTTAAATCAGGATGTGGTTAAAGATACAATCATCTTTGAAGTTAGAGATTTAGAGGACAATCTTATTAACTCAACTACTGGAATTATTAGCAATAAATCTGCTAATGCTACTTTCACAGGTCTAAATGCAGGTGAATACAATATCATTGCAATTTATGAAGGTGATGAAACTTATTGTAATTCCATTGCAAGTCAAAGATTTAATGTTAACAAAATTGATTTGGAATACTTTACACTAAAAGCTGACAAAACAATCAGTATTCACGATAATATTAAAGTGGAAGCTTTAATTCCAGTCAATGTAGGTGGCAGCATAACTTTCAGAATAAATGGTCAGGACATGACTGTTGAGATTTTTAATAATCGTGCTGAGGCTATTTTCGATAATCCGGGTTTAGGTAACTATACAGTTTATGCGACGTTTAATGGTGATGATAATTATAATCCTCATGAGGAAAACATTAATATCACTGTCATTAAAGCCGATGCTAATTTAAGTGTTTCTGCAGAAAATGTTGATTGGGGAGAAGAATTAGTTGTTGTTGTTAAAACCGACACTAGATTCACAGGCAATCTTAGTGTTAAAATAGATGGTGTGGAGAAAATAGTTGAAATCACAGAAGGTCAAGGTAATGTTTCATTTTCTAATCTTAAAGCAGGTAAATATAATGTTGCTGTTGAATTCAATGAGAGCGAATTTTTCACTTCATCACAAAAAGACATTAATGTAACTGTCAATAAAATAGATTCAGCATTAACTCTGGATAATGATGAGATGGTCTTTGATTATGGTGGATCTGCTTCAGTTACATTTGGTTATGATGGTGCAGTTAATGTTACAGCTGAAGTAGTTAATCATCCTGAGGCTGTAATTAAGATTAATGAGGATTGTATTGTTGTTTCTGATTTGGATGCTGGGCAATATACCTTGAAAGTCACTACTGTTCCTGATGAAAACCACACTGGTGTAGATAAAGAATTTGAAGTGACTGTCAATAAAATAGATTCAGCATTAACTCTGGATAATGATGAGATGGTCTTTGATTATGGTGGATCTGCTTCAGTTACATTTGATTATGATGGTGCAGTTAATGTTACAGCTGAAGTAGTTAATCATCCTGAGGCTGTAATTAAGATTAATGAGGATTGTATTGTTGTTTCTGATTTGGATGCTGGGCAATATACCTTGAAAGTCACTACTGTTCCTGATGAAAACCACAATAGTGTGGATAAAACAATCAGCATTACAGTAAATAAGGTAAATGCAAACATCAATATTGAGGATATTGTTTTAGACTATGGTTCTCATGACATTACAGTATTTACAGGTGAAGGTATTGAAAGTGTCAATGCAAATATCTTAAATCAAAGTTATGCAAATGTCATTGTTTCAGGCAATAATATTAGCATTTACAATTTAAATGTAGGAGAATATGTTTTACAGTTAATTGTTAATCCAGATGAAAACCACAATAGTGTGAGTAAAAATGTTAAGGTAACTGTTAATAAAATAGATTCTGTTATTGATATTAGAAATGAAGTGGTCTTCACATACGGTGATGCTGGTTATTGTGATGTTTATAGTGAGGGTGCTGTTGACTTTACTGTAAAAGTAATCAATCATCCGGAAGCAGTTATTAACATCAACAAGAATGGTATTGTCAAGGTTTCAGCTTTAAATGCAGGAACATATATTATGGAAGTTACCACTAATCCGGACACTAATCATAATTCAGTTACCGGTAGAG is a window of Methanobrevibacter gottschalkii DSM 11977 DNA encoding:
- a CDS encoding PQQ-binding-like beta-propeller repeat protein → MKYKNILFFSIFILFIVGISCVSAQNIDEIGNSSSDDTISLDDDISTINIVDNEISTNVDGEVICDGKSTRDTYSWADFKSEVENANINTIELNKGNIAPSSDSSNQISINHDINIIGGYGYYIGGDSWSSSTKYNYIPIITSGSNLNVKFENVTFQYLSDNVFMKLMGNGNYTFKNCVFSNINATGSHQSVIWLNYGHALIENCSFIKCNCSFGAVTNYYSSWGTAVNNARMTVRDSTFKDNYATTEPGAINNCGQLVVYDSTFENNEAVWWAGAIHTHSNANTTIIRSKFKNNYAGWNGGALYTYSYLTVINSTFTANTAKTNTGGGAIGASSYMSTPKVVIKNSEFKYNTALTGNGGAIVISSGTLNVESSEFTNNTALELNGGAISSSSCTAAISNCKFINNTLNKTAGKGGAVYGTGKGRLTVDKCEFINNAAKDNNSGHALAYYYTGNSNTAAYLTYTNNIFRGKDNGTGSVFVANDKVNIVQYNNSIDDITNYIEPENNTNGTSSGNITIPIGTDILSSSWDVILGDNLNGTSVIAGNYILIPASHDLYCYNYITQDLVWNFTTEFGYFHELLVDGNIVYAPASWDALYIFNLTNGESLTYSNIYQGSSLYKPVIYNNTLYVSSEYGYGINSNNWISMIKHDSDYYYYGSILELNNVSYGTPAILSQPYIHGNTLYVNTIQGLIAYNLVDGTSHNVSGTVGNPIIDANGNICILSNNGAAISLLNSNLEVVASTTLDGTCNKLISDANGNIYTVDNNGYIYYATYTSSSITCSKTKFNINPVSSAMACYDGKLYIGDNNGILWAFNTSKLDEPVLNNAVYRVFDAGSAIVGNIAVDNDGTIYIGTDNGHFYAIEY
- a CDS encoding collagen binding domain-containing protein; protein product: MRLNKSVLFVFMIIFLLSLNFIVAKDINETNLNADSFEIDYDDSISSSYDTNLQKLNQNDIEKTDESLEKSDNSSNRLLNEDNNNGLLGDGDGLKHLYVAPNATGSGLDENDPGDFITILNNTEDNTVIHMLEGTYLLSNITPIYQDGYYHFISIKSKNNISIVGENPDKVKIISNLTPKKRTSFIFSLHNTNNFKFENITFSAIKKDPKKEKTKSYFLLNKNNYIFENCKFIDAYSKFAIIELDEGTHLTINNCYFTSTDGHVGREISPRLFCSVLLNNTIFKNCCRYSDYKIGVMGNYSIFNSQFLEYDDNPLLYFQPYCNLIFENNYVDHPYNFVFFQPSDHYEGSNRMFCSHTTLTFLNGEDSVNVNCGDVINLNASLVDDLGNILSLYKLKFNLFENDLTYTNGVYQKEVTVPDVPGEYYIDVSDEMFTKYLGNCTVKAPIFIVKEAPEFLFDDKNSSTYGEDVIINVDSLDIPDGKLTFRFNNSEIIKNITDYRCSINLGVLPAGEYAITAYYAGDEVYGAKSYTKTFNVTKAKSTISLTKGHVDAIKDNGDVGFYFSTTENGNENTIGIILPDNATGKLTFKLDTDTYSIDITKRKVLLGNLDYGSYIIAVKYDGDNNFNESEECTFTLVNSKPSVDLTLNYSNINYTNPFNVNVTLNQDVVKDTIIFEVRDLEDNLINSTTGIISNKSANATFTGLNAGEYNIIAIYEGDETYCNSIASQRFNVNKIDLEYFTLKADKTISIHDNIKVEALIPVNVGGSITFRINGQDMTVEIFNNRAEAIFDNPGLGNYTVYATFNGDDNYNPHEENINITVIKADANLSVSAENVDWGEELVVVVKTDTRFTGNLSVKIDGVEKIVEITEGQGNVSFSNLKAGKYNVAVEFNESEFFTSSQKDINVTVNKIDSALTLDNDEMVFDYGGSASVTFGYDGAVNVTAEVVNHPEAVIKINEDCIVVSDLDAGQYTLKVTTVPDENHTGVDKEFEVTVNKIDSALTLDNDEMVFDYGGSASVTFDYDGAVNVTAEVVNHPEAVIKINEDCIVVSDLDAGQYTLKVTTVPDENHNSVDKTISITVNKVNANINIEDIVLDYGSHDITVFTGEGIESVNANILNQSYANVIVSGNNISIYNLNVGEYVLQLIVNPDENHNSVSKNVKVTVNKIDSVIDIRNEVVFTYGDAGYCDVYSEGAVDFTVKVINHPEAVININKNGIVKVSALNAGTYIMEVTTNPDTNHNSVTGRVNVTVNKADSKIIIPDIIFDYGNSGSVNILVYNATGIGNVNVVGHPEAITTINGTKISVGGLNAGSYILTATALTGDNYNPVNVSANVIVNKLTTIIGVKKVNGVYGSSGKLIVTLKDSNGNLLTGKLLRVKVGSISKTLTTNRHGQVSVNVAYLIPKSYNAKISFAGDNDLVESSNTAKVVIKKATPKLTAKTLKTKVKTKNKKLKITLKNKKGKALKNTKVTLKLKGKTYKAKTNKKGIATFKITKLNKRGTFKGTVKFAGNKYFKAINKKVKVIVKK